The Vanessa atalanta chromosome 2, ilVanAtal1.2, whole genome shotgun sequence DNA window GAGGAGCATCGAAGTTATttagaaaatactttttcttttaattgtatttatagtcgatgttaacataaaatttttggTACAGTGCGTTAACATGTTGCGGTTTTGTCAGTCGTAGAGTGGTGGTGGACTTGTTGTTGGTGACTGGGGTATATTTAGTAGGTAATAATAGAAtgattattacataacaaaacgTCGCCCTGCAGTAAAACTCATATAGatcttttgttttgaaaatctTGTAACGCGTATGAATAGGAAACTCGCACCATATATGAGATGCTTTTGATGTCATATATTGATGGTAGCGTGAACctctattctgtaagaacaaatcCAAAACTCACAGTATAACACGATTTTGAAATGTGAGAAAGTGATACGTAAAactgactttaataattataacatttaggGCATACACACTTTAAAATAGCATTATCTGGAGTTCGTGACTTCCTACAGAATAGTAATTCTGGTTAATGATGGTTGTACttcgatttaatttcattaattttttgcattaaatattttttatcttccgTAGTAGGCGAGTTCGTTGCGAGGTATTTTATTACAGGGCGATGGTAGGTACGTATCGTGGTATTCGAAGCTGTCATATCATAGTAGTGACAGATAAAATCCAGAGAGATGTgtaagaaatacaaaattaaaaaaaattaattgtcaaatatataatttttgtttcttttttttcgaGTGCATGACATAGTctataaaaattttttattaattataagcacaGCACGAgggttaatttgttttaatatttaataaaagttttctcATTGTAATTCATGCATTAATAAGCAAAATGGCATTAGTAATattctacatattatatttcttcCATTGCTAAGTTTTatctaatatagaaaaaaaaaaacaaaagaaacaagtataatattaaccttctatattcataaaataaactatgaaatactaaaaaatatgtttaaaagtgATATTGGAAATGTTTCATAATTGCAATTAATAATTCAGTTTTCAGCGCTAAAAGATGTTCATGAGAAGACGAATAGTCTAATAGACAAAGTAGACGAATGTTGGGATAATGTGATGTCGAAGTTAAGAGTAGATCCCGCGCTGTTCCCGGAGAGAAAGCATCGGTTGACTGCGATATATTCTAAGGACAAGGAATACTTGTaagtataaattcaattttcttatttttaatctttgtcTGGTTGATTGGATTTTCATGCAATTATTTttccaatattaaacaaaagttatgcaaaataatgaaaaaaaataccaattgaTTCTTGACAAAAACTCGATTTGGAATTCTGTTTCAAGTTGAATGATTTAATGGGAAACCATGTTTATCATACGAAACAAAGGAGACAAAATCTAAATTGccatgatattaatttatgccTAAAAGCCAGGGATAGTTTCAACCGAGAAGTTGtcaacataacataacatagtGAAGACTAGTGACATTTTGTTCTAAACTTCGATCAAATTTATTTCTCAGGTTCGATACATCATCCGAATGCTTTTGGACGCCATCGATCAGGTCTCGCATAGTCCAGTTTATCCTGGACCGCAAGAAGTTCTCCGAATCAGCGAATGACGATTTTGCTTTCGGAATAACCAGACTAATATCCAATAACACGTATAGCGCCGCGTATCCCTTACACGATGTAAGAGAACGTCATAAGTATACATCAAATATGTTCATAATATTGCCATTGACATTTAATCTAAAGCTACACATTgcagtattttttgtattttaattaatgttacctAATGTTTCATTGTACtttcagttaaattaaaattgaaacagcTTATAAATTAATCGTATCTATATAATGATCTAGAAATTGAGGTGaccttgtatatttttttgattattgtGTATGTTACGTACAGGGTGATCTGAAAACTCCAGGGTCAATGCGTCATCTCCTGTACACGGAATGGGCGAGCGTTTCGAAGTGCCTCAAGTATCAGCCCTTGGATTACGTAAAGGATTATTTTGGCGTCAAAATTGGTAACACTcgatatctatattaatattataaatgtcaaagtaactctgtctgtctctaaGTCGAATTTAATGAGTATTGTCATGTcaaaacttttgtatttttttttttgtgactaaACCTGACTGACAGACCCTTAAAGACTGAAGACGCTAGCAACAACTAGTTATTTACATGTTATTAGAAGgaacatttgaatttataagatttttttatgactaCGATTGCGCTTGTACTTTGAGTTCAGAGATATTTTATAAGgattacaattatacatatatatttcttcgTTTACATAGTTTTTATACGCTGTAATTGTTTTCAGGGTTATATTTTGCATGGCTAGGCTTCTATACACACATGTTAATACCCGCGTCTCTGGTTGGTCTCATATGTGTCATATATTCTGCTGCCACTGTTTACTCCAACAAGCCCAGGTAAAGCATAgttgtatttttaacataagatattatttaaaacgccttttagatttttatattgataattgataTCACTTTAGTCTTCTCCAGCTTAGCGTAAAACGTACATTGTAatgtaactaataatatatgtcAGACAGTTTTTTGGAAtcctaaatttatttcattttgactacttaaaactatgtttttttaacaacgATTTTacattgtaagtatttattttaacagaaaATTAGCAATGCCTCATTTTAAGGAataactaatattcctattaccCCTCCAGTTTAGCTTTAACTttgtgctaggagtggggaTGACTTCTTACATCGCTAGGCCTGTTAAGTATTGCGCTATTGATGGGATATGaaacttttttgtatatattttgcataCAAAGATAAGGTCAGACATTTGTAACTTGAATACTATGTTGTAGCGAAGACATATGTAACTACAACTCCACGATAAAGATGTGCCCGCAATGCGACTACTACTGCGACTTCTGGGACTTGAAGACGACCTGCTTACAGTCACGGATAACATATCTATTCGATAATCCCACAACTGTTTTCTTCGCTATCTTCATGAGCTTTTGGGGTGAGTGTTTAAATATTCAGACtacagatttaaattattaaaaaaacatattgtttttagtcttatttaaaagtaacttgACCTTTTTAACTAGTGTATTATATCGGTATTACTTATACACATCCAACTAATCGGTTCGAGCTCGGATGGGTGGGTAAGAATGGTAGGGATTTCTCTGGAAATAACCTATCGATCTCCCCCCCCCCCAGCGGCGTGTTTCCTGGAGCTGTGGAAGCGCTACTCGGCGGAGATGACGCACCGCTGGGACCTGACGGGCTTCGACGTGTACGAGGAGCACCCGCGCCCGCAGTACCTCGCGCGCCTCGCGCACGTCAAGCGCACGCAGGTACTGGTCTAATGGCACATTATTAATGTAGttctaatttattcaattatttaacaaaatttgcgGTATTCAAATCCATACCTAAATCTTACGATCACTAGACCGAAAATTTGTAtactttttaatctatttaataaaattttgaaacgaCTGATTGAACGTAAGTGAGAAATACGAGGATTGTTCAAATTCATCTCCTAAGGGGGTTAAAAGGGGGGGTATAAAAGTtatgtttgaaataagaattttgGTTTGCGTTTATTAATAGAAGTCAGCTGTTAAGACGCTTACGATAATTTATTTGACCCTTAAGGGCGTCAAATTACACatataagtttgtatgtatgtacgtcaTTTTTCATTTAGAACTATGATGTGTGGGTGTTTAAACTTCTGTTTATGAGTAGCTACGGTGTTTTCCGATGGGATATCCCATCAGTAACGAgactagtttattattattttaaattgtaaagttcCTTCTATTGTTATGAATAtagtgtttgttatttttatagtattattaaaaataaataatagagtgGTTGACCTTGGATTAATAACGACAGTATAAtggtttataattgaaaaaagtatatgGTTCAACTCTATTGTTCAGACGATATGATATTACGTTCGAAGTTTCCTcaattacgatttaaatataagtagaacgagatgtattattttaatacaccgTTCCGATTTTGAAAATGAttacgctttttttttttaaataaatactaaaatgcaATCAACATCGAGCCTAATTTATTGTTCTGGCTTTAATTGCATAAATGGTAgtttttaatgacaaaaaaggtttaatattcgtttgatatatttttagtaagaagaaatttaattaataaatggttACATACAGTAACTTATAAATAGAACTAAAGATaccgtttgtttttttttcacttttttaaagaaaaattggttgctgttaattatgaatataagatAGATATGTTGcgaattttaatttagactagTGTTCTATAATTCTGTAATACAGACATAATTAGCATATGTCCACCCTGACGCTATaaactcaatattaaaaaaaaaaaacaaacccgTCGTACTTCACTTTACCTTACTACTGCGAGTACGGGTGGGTATCGCGGGTGTCGCGGGCTGTAACGTGGCGGCGGTGCAGCTGAACGTGGTGACGGGCGAGCGCGAGCCCATGGTGCCGTTCTGGCGCATGCGGCTGCCGGCGGCGCTCATGTCGTTCAGCGTGGTGGCGCTGCTCATCCTGCTGGCGCTGGCCACGGTGCTGGGCGTCGTGCTCTACCGCATGTCGCTGCTGGGCGCCAACTTCCTGCGCCAGCAGGACAACGTGCTCATCACCTACAGCCCCATCATGTTCACGACGGCTACGGCTGCCTCCATCAATCTTGTCTTCATCTGTATATTCAATTACGTGAGTTTTGATTTCGActatgataatgataatgaccCAAAGCTTTGCCGtagaataaatatgatattatctgTATTCAGCTAACAAAACTGATATTTTAAACGTTCCATAAATTACCTAAGTTATGTTTTTACTTTAGTAGTTTATGTTTTtagataatgaaattaatacgtattaaattttatattaatcttgTTTTACCTTTCTTACCAGATCTACCAGTTCCTAGCCGAATGGCTGACGGAGAAGGAACTCCTTCGAACTCAAACGGAATTCGACGACTCGCTAACTCTTAAAATTTATCTACTTCAATTCGTCAACTACTACGCTTCTATTTTCTACATCGCATTCTTTAAGGGCAAGTTCGTGGGCCGACCTGGGGACTATGTTAGATTTTTCGGTCATAGACAAGAGGAGGTAAGTGAGAAatcgttgtaaaaaatatgttacattattttattacaaagggcaaaacatttaaaattttaaaaatgtatatccaTGCTCGTCTTGATTTTAAACACGAGTTCTATACGTTCTGTATCGTTTGTGACTTCTGTGAcgtttttgtaaaatgttacgTATTATATTTGTCGTATGATTATacttgtttgtttgaaaattgaGTGTCTCTTCTAGTGTTCTCCCGGAGGCTGTCTCCTTGAACTGTCGATTCAGCTGGCCATCATAATGATCGGAAAGCAGTTCATTAACACCGTCGTGGAGATGATGATGCCTTACGTGCTCAAATGGTGGAACATTCTTAGGACTATTGGAAGGAAGAAgaggtaatattttatacttattgtaTCAATTAACACGACACGTCGGTGTCTAGTCTCCGTTAAGATTAAGCACCATGTCCAAAATTGACCAGGAGGACAATATCGCGGtataatgcaaaaataatttgttattggcATTCATTTACTGTAGATACAAAATTGTGAAGAAATCACATATGGATTTCCTCGTGTGATCCCGATTGTTTGACGGTATGACAGAtcatattattaactattcTATTGCAGGATAAAGAGTCCGCTGCAGTGGGTAAAGGACTTCAAGTTAGTCGATTTTGGGAATATGGGGCTGTTTCCGGAGTATTTGGAAATGGGTGAGTCAATAAACTTAAAGTGAATTAggatgatatatatgtataattggatttcataattcatacattactttttaagtgtataagaatacattttataccGGACATTTTATATGTCCCTGGCTATGCAAAGTATTAAAATCGAATGAATCTAATGCCGGCCGGCAGTGCTGCAGTACGGGTTCGTGACGATCTTCG harbors:
- the LOC125075496 gene encoding anoctamin-1 isoform X2, with the protein product MSDGDPSLEEDIPKPLLERPEENVFTPKIATPIFAGSVKIHHKPSDAAETESFLSDAQRNELAFQQLFQDGDGEFHETEKAAQERIADLHAMSVLSTYQDNLSQDMNTDRDNGSEASTRPAEDCGCGLPAAPADVTNNNGKPVANHCSIVMGGILNNPSLTFNDRVRSVDFVLVWEAGKDDATTEEAYEHRRIFEQNLENEGLQLEKEAPEELYGLHFIKIHAPLAVLRDYSEVLKLRMPMKFSALKDVHEKTNSLIDKVDECWDNVMSKLRVDPALFPERKHRLTAIYSKDKEYLFDTSSECFWTPSIRSRIVQFILDRKKFSESANDDFAFGITRLISNNTYSAAYPLHDGDLKTPGSMRHLLYTEWASVSKCLKYQPLDYVKDYFGVKIGLYFAWLGFYTHMLIPASLVGLICVIYSAATVYSNKPSEDICNYNSTIKMCPQCDYYCDFWDLKTTCLQSRITYLFDNPTTVFFAIFMSFWAACFLELWKRYSAEMTHRWDLTGFDVYEEHPRPQYLARLAHVKRTQLNVVTGEREPMVPFWRMRLPAALMSFSVVALLILLALATVLGVVLYRMSLLGANFLRQQDNVLITYSPIMFTTATAASINLVFICIFNYIYQFLAEWLTEKELLRTQTEFDDSLTLKIYLLQFVNYYASIFYIAFFKGKFVGRPGDYVRFFGHRQEECSPGGCLLELSIQLAIIMIGKQFINTVVEMMMPYVLKWWNILRTIGRKKRIKSPLQWVKDFKLVDFGNMGLFPEYLEMVLQYGFVTIFVAAFPLAPLFALINNVLEMRLDAKKFLTCYRRPVPQRVSDIGVWYRILDSIGKLSIITNGFIIAFTSEFIPRLVYQFTNGSMDQYVNHTLTDFKISVLGNLTKSTYNETMCSYPGYWHYKDGDDYEHTNWYWHVMGARLAFVVVFENVVALVMIIVRWAIPDMSGELRDRIRREAYVINSFIMEETRARSQTRRSPGEDGDESNWNHLASLSGSDFDLAAHGDHQDIRDLSKHVVTQPPEGSPGPEHV
- the LOC125075496 gene encoding anoctamin-1 isoform X1, translated to MSDGDPSLEEDIPKPLLERPEENVFTPKIATPIFAGSVKIHHKPSDAAETESFLSDAQRNELAFQQLFQDGDGEFHETEKAAQERIADLHAMSVLSTYQDNLSQDMNTDRDNGSEASTRPAEDCGCGLPAAPADVTNNNGKPVANHCSIVMGGILNNPSLTFNDRVRSVDFVLVWEAGKDDATTEEAYEHRRIFEQNLENEGLQLEKEAPEELYGLHFIKIHAPLAVLRDYSEVLKLRMPMKECSKIRKGARTNAILNAAMYMSKFSALKDVHEKTNSLIDKVDECWDNVMSKLRVDPALFPERKHRLTAIYSKDKEYLFDTSSECFWTPSIRSRIVQFILDRKKFSESANDDFAFGITRLISNNTYSAAYPLHDGDLKTPGSMRHLLYTEWASVSKCLKYQPLDYVKDYFGVKIGLYFAWLGFYTHMLIPASLVGLICVIYSAATVYSNKPSEDICNYNSTIKMCPQCDYYCDFWDLKTTCLQSRITYLFDNPTTVFFAIFMSFWAACFLELWKRYSAEMTHRWDLTGFDVYEEHPRPQYLARLAHVKRTQLNVVTGEREPMVPFWRMRLPAALMSFSVVALLILLALATVLGVVLYRMSLLGANFLRQQDNVLITYSPIMFTTATAASINLVFICIFNYIYQFLAEWLTEKELLRTQTEFDDSLTLKIYLLQFVNYYASIFYIAFFKGKFVGRPGDYVRFFGHRQEECSPGGCLLELSIQLAIIMIGKQFINTVVEMMMPYVLKWWNILRTIGRKKRIKSPLQWVKDFKLVDFGNMGLFPEYLEMVLQYGFVTIFVAAFPLAPLFALINNVLEMRLDAKKFLTCYRRPVPQRVSDIGVWYRILDSIGKLSIITNGFIIAFTSEFIPRLVYQFTNGSMDQYVNHTLTDFKISVLGNLTKSTYNETMCSYPGYWHYKDGDDYEHTNWYWHVMGARLAFVVVFENVVALVMIIVRWAIPDMSGELRDRIRREAYVINSFIMEETRARSQTRRSPGEDGDESNWNHLASLSGSDFDLAAHGDHQDIRDLSKHVVTQPPEGSPGPEHV
- the LOC125075496 gene encoding anoctamin-1 isoform X3, giving the protein MSDGDPSLEEDIPKPLLERPEENVFTPKIATPIFAGSVKIHHKPSDAAETESFLSDAQRNELAFQQLFQDGDGEFHETEKAAQERIADLHAMSVLSTYQDNLSQDMNTDRIVMGGILNNPSLTFNDRVRSVDFVLVWEAGKDDATTEEAYEHRRIFEQNLENEGLQLEKEAPEELYGLHFIKIHAPLAVLRDYSEVLKLRMPMKECSKIRKGARTNAILNAAMYMSKFSALKDVHEKTNSLIDKVDECWDNVMSKLRVDPALFPERKHRLTAIYSKDKEYLFDTSSECFWTPSIRSRIVQFILDRKKFSESANDDFAFGITRLISNNTYSAAYPLHDGDLKTPGSMRHLLYTEWASVSKCLKYQPLDYVKDYFGVKIGLYFAWLGFYTHMLIPASLVGLICVIYSAATVYSNKPSEDICNYNSTIKMCPQCDYYCDFWDLKTTCLQSRITYLFDNPTTVFFAIFMSFWAACFLELWKRYSAEMTHRWDLTGFDVYEEHPRPQYLARLAHVKRTQLNVVTGEREPMVPFWRMRLPAALMSFSVVALLILLALATVLGVVLYRMSLLGANFLRQQDNVLITYSPIMFTTATAASINLVFICIFNYIYQFLAEWLTEKELLRTQTEFDDSLTLKIYLLQFVNYYASIFYIAFFKGKFVGRPGDYVRFFGHRQEECSPGGCLLELSIQLAIIMIGKQFINTVVEMMMPYVLKWWNILRTIGRKKRIKSPLQWVKDFKLVDFGNMGLFPEYLEMVLQYGFVTIFVAAFPLAPLFALINNVLEMRLDAKKFLTCYRRPVPQRVSDIGVWYRILDSIGKLSIITNGFIIAFTSEFIPRLVYQFTNGSMDQYVNHTLTDFKISVLGNLTKSTYNETMCSYPGYWHYKDGDDYEHTNWYWHVMGARLAFVVVFENVVALVMIIVRWAIPDMSGELRDRIRREAYVINSFIMEETRARSQTRRSPGEDGDESNWNHLASLSGSDFDLAAHGDHQDIRDLSKHVVTQPPEGSPGPEHV
- the LOC125075496 gene encoding anoctamin-1 isoform X5, whose protein sequence is MHSAMSLRSNSYSKMEMENFTKDNGSEASTRPAEDCGCGLPAAPADVTNNNGKPVANHCSIVMGGILNNPSLTFNDRVRSVDFVLVWEAGKDDATTEEAYEHRRIFEQNLENEGLQLEKEAPEELYGLHFIKIHAPLAVLRDYSEVLKLRMPMKECSKIRKGARTNAILNAAMYMSKFSALKDVHEKTNSLIDKVDECWDNVMSKLRVDPALFPERKHRLTAIYSKDKEYLFDTSSECFWTPSIRSRIVQFILDRKKFSESANDDFAFGITRLISNNTYSAAYPLHDGDLKTPGSMRHLLYTEWASVSKCLKYQPLDYVKDYFGVKIGLYFAWLGFYTHMLIPASLVGLICVIYSAATVYSNKPSEDICNYNSTIKMCPQCDYYCDFWDLKTTCLQSRITYLFDNPTTVFFAIFMSFWAACFLELWKRYSAEMTHRWDLTGFDVYEEHPRPQYLARLAHVKRTQLNVVTGEREPMVPFWRMRLPAALMSFSVVALLILLALATVLGVVLYRMSLLGANFLRQQDNVLITYSPIMFTTATAASINLVFICIFNYIYQFLAEWLTEKELLRTQTEFDDSLTLKIYLLQFVNYYASIFYIAFFKGKFVGRPGDYVRFFGHRQEECSPGGCLLELSIQLAIIMIGKQFINTVVEMMMPYVLKWWNILRTIGRKKRIKSPLQWVKDFKLVDFGNMGLFPEYLEMVLQYGFVTIFVAAFPLAPLFALINNVLEMRLDAKKFLTCYRRPVPQRVSDIGVWYRILDSIGKLSIITNGFIIAFTSEFIPRLVYQFTNGSMDQYVNHTLTDFKISVLGNLTKSTYNETMCSYPGYWHYKDGDDYEHTNWYWHVMGARLAFVVVFENVVALVMIIVRWAIPDMSGELRDRIRREAYVINSFIMEETRARSQTRRSPGEDGDESNWNHLASLSGSDFDLAAHGDHQDIRDLSKHVVTQPPEGSPGPEHV
- the LOC125075496 gene encoding anoctamin-1 isoform X6, whose protein sequence is MSVLSTYQDNLSQDMNTDRDNGSEASTRPAEDCGCGLPAAPADVTNNNGKPVANHCSIVMGGILNNPSLTFNDRVRSVDFVLVWEAGKDDATTEEAYEHRRIFEQNLENEGLQLEKEAPEELYGLHFIKIHAPLAVLRDYSEVLKLRMPMKECSKIRKGARTNAILNAAMYMSKFSALKDVHEKTNSLIDKVDECWDNVMSKLRVDPALFPERKHRLTAIYSKDKEYLFDTSSECFWTPSIRSRIVQFILDRKKFSESANDDFAFGITRLISNNTYSAAYPLHDGDLKTPGSMRHLLYTEWASVSKCLKYQPLDYVKDYFGVKIGLYFAWLGFYTHMLIPASLVGLICVIYSAATVYSNKPSEDICNYNSTIKMCPQCDYYCDFWDLKTTCLQSRITYLFDNPTTVFFAIFMSFWAACFLELWKRYSAEMTHRWDLTGFDVYEEHPRPQYLARLAHVKRTQLNVVTGEREPMVPFWRMRLPAALMSFSVVALLILLALATVLGVVLYRMSLLGANFLRQQDNVLITYSPIMFTTATAASINLVFICIFNYIYQFLAEWLTEKELLRTQTEFDDSLTLKIYLLQFVNYYASIFYIAFFKGKFVGRPGDYVRFFGHRQEECSPGGCLLELSIQLAIIMIGKQFINTVVEMMMPYVLKWWNILRTIGRKKRIKSPLQWVKDFKLVDFGNMGLFPEYLEMVLQYGFVTIFVAAFPLAPLFALINNVLEMRLDAKKFLTCYRRPVPQRVSDIGVWYRILDSIGKLSIITNGFIIAFTSEFIPRLVYQFTNGSMDQYVNHTLTDFKISVLGNLTKSTYNETMCSYPGYWHYKDGDDYEHTNWYWHVMGARLAFVVVFENVVALVMIIVRWAIPDMSGELRDRIRREAYVINSFIMEETRARSQTRRSPGEDGDESNWNHLASLSGSDFDLAAHGDHQDIRDLSKHVVTQPPEGSPGPEHV
- the LOC125075496 gene encoding anoctamin-2 isoform X7, whose protein sequence is MHSAMSLRSNSYSKMEMENFTKIVMGGILNNPSLTFNDRVRSVDFVLVWEAGKDDATTEEAYEHRRIFEQNLENEGLQLEKEAPEELYGLHFIKIHAPLAVLRDYSEVLKLRMPMKECSKIRKGARTNAILNAAMYMSKFSALKDVHEKTNSLIDKVDECWDNVMSKLRVDPALFPERKHRLTAIYSKDKEYLFDTSSECFWTPSIRSRIVQFILDRKKFSESANDDFAFGITRLISNNTYSAAYPLHDGDLKTPGSMRHLLYTEWASVSKCLKYQPLDYVKDYFGVKIGLYFAWLGFYTHMLIPASLVGLICVIYSAATVYSNKPSEDICNYNSTIKMCPQCDYYCDFWDLKTTCLQSRITYLFDNPTTVFFAIFMSFWAACFLELWKRYSAEMTHRWDLTGFDVYEEHPRPQYLARLAHVKRTQLNVVTGEREPMVPFWRMRLPAALMSFSVVALLILLALATVLGVVLYRMSLLGANFLRQQDNVLITYSPIMFTTATAASINLVFICIFNYIYQFLAEWLTEKELLRTQTEFDDSLTLKIYLLQFVNYYASIFYIAFFKGKFVGRPGDYVRFFGHRQEECSPGGCLLELSIQLAIIMIGKQFINTVVEMMMPYVLKWWNILRTIGRKKRIKSPLQWVKDFKLVDFGNMGLFPEYLEMVLQYGFVTIFVAAFPLAPLFALINNVLEMRLDAKKFLTCYRRPVPQRVSDIGVWYRILDSIGKLSIITNGFIIAFTSEFIPRLVYQFTNGSMDQYVNHTLTDFKISVLGNLTKSTYNETMCSYPGYWHYKDGDDYEHTNWYWHVMGARLAFVVVFENVVALVMIIVRWAIPDMSGELRDRIRREAYVINSFIMEETRARSQTRRSPGEDGDESNWNHLASLSGSDFDLAAHGDHQDIRDLSKHVVTQPPEGSPGPEHV
- the LOC125075496 gene encoding anoctamin-1 isoform X4, encoding MSDGDPSLEEDIPKPLLERPEENVFTPKIATPIFAGSVKIHHKPSDAAETESFLSDAQRNELAFQQLFQDGDGEFHETEKAAQERIADLHAMSVLSTYQDNLSQDMNTDRDNGSEASTRPAEDCGCGLPAAPADVTNNNGKPVANHCSIVMGGILNNPSLTFNDRVRSVDFVLVWEAGKDDATTEEAYEHRRIFEQNLENEGLQLEKEAPEELYGLHFIKIHAPLAVLRDYSEVLKLRMPMKECSKIRKGARTNAILNAAMYMSKFSALKDVHEKTNSLIDKVDECWDNVMSKLRVDPALFPERKHRLTAIYSKDKEYLFDTSSECFWTPSIRSRIVQFILDRKKFSESANDDFAFGITRLISNNTYSAAYPLHDGDLKTPGSMRHLLYTEWASVSKCLKYQPLDYVKDYFGVKIGLYFAWLGFYTHMLIPASLVGLICVIYSAATVYSNKPSEDICNYNSTIKMCPQCDYYCDFWDLKTTCLQSRITYLFDNPTTVFFAIFMSFWAACFLELWKRYSAEMTHRWDLTGFDVYEEHPRPQYLARLAHVKRTQLNVVTGEREPMVPFWRMRLPAALMSFSVVALLILLALATVLGVVLYRMSLLGANFLRQQDNVLITYSPIMFTTATAASINLVFICIFNYIYQFLAEWLTEKELLRTQTEFDDSLTLKIYLLQFVNYYASIFYIAFFKGKFVGRPGDYVRFFGHRQEECSPGGCLLELSIQLAIIMIGKQFINTVVEMMMPYVLKWWNILRTIGRKKRIKSPLQWVKDFKLVDFGNMGLFPEYLEMVLQYGFVTIFVAAFPLAPLFALINNVLEMRLDAKKFLTCYRRPVPQRVSDIGVWYRILDSIGKLSIITNGFIIAFTSEFIPRLVYQFTNGSMDQYVNHTLTDFKISVLGNLTKSTYNETMCSYPGYWHYKDGDDYEHTNWYWHVMGARLAFVVVFENVVALVMIIVRWAIPDMSGELRDRIRREAYVINSFIMEETRARSQTRRSPGARPPPRDR